In the Piscinibacter sp. XHJ-5 genome, one interval contains:
- a CDS encoding alpha/beta hydrolase: MLYLSRVGVCLLALSATLLSACATADKPPVAAISTANVATAQGATWKSVPTQVVSAGGVDFAYRELGQKNAGTSVILLTHLAAVLDNWDPRVVDGIAAKHHVVAFDNRGVGASTGSPANTIEQMADDAITFIKAKGFKQVDLFGFSMGGMIAQEIVLKEPQLVRKLILTGTGPAGGPGISTVAGVSNYDLLRATFTGQDPKQYLFFTRTPRGIEAGKAFLKRLQERTQNRDKDIAVGAYVAQLQALSAWGQKRPADLSVIKQPALVANGDDDRMVPTSNSHDLAKRLPNAQLVIYPDAGHGGIFQYHEDFVPKALAFLAN, from the coding sequence ATGCTCTACCTGTCCCGAGTCGGCGTGTGCCTGCTCGCTCTCTCTGCCACGCTGCTGTCGGCCTGTGCCACGGCCGACAAGCCGCCTGTGGCCGCAATCTCAACCGCCAACGTCGCCACGGCGCAGGGCGCGACATGGAAGAGCGTGCCAACGCAGGTCGTCTCTGCGGGCGGCGTTGACTTCGCGTACCGCGAACTGGGCCAGAAGAACGCCGGCACGTCGGTGATCTTGCTCACCCATCTGGCCGCCGTTCTGGACAACTGGGACCCCCGGGTGGTGGATGGCATCGCCGCGAAACACCACGTGGTCGCGTTCGACAACCGCGGCGTCGGCGCCTCGACCGGCTCGCCGGCCAACACCATCGAACAAATGGCGGACGACGCCATCACCTTCATCAAGGCCAAAGGCTTCAAGCAGGTGGATCTCTTCGGCTTCTCGATGGGCGGAATGATCGCCCAGGAGATCGTGCTGAAAGAGCCGCAGCTCGTGCGCAAGCTGATCCTGACGGGTACCGGCCCAGCGGGCGGGCCGGGCATCAGCACCGTGGCGGGCGTATCGAACTACGACCTGCTGCGCGCGACGTTCACCGGCCAAGACCCCAAGCAGTACCTCTTCTTCACCCGCACGCCGAGGGGTATCGAGGCAGGGAAGGCTTTCCTGAAGCGCCTGCAGGAGCGCACGCAGAACCGCGACAAGGACATCGCCGTGGGTGCGTACGTGGCGCAGTTGCAGGCACTCAGCGCATGGGGGCAGAAGCGCCCGGCCGACCTGTCGGTGATCAAGCAGCCGGCCCTCGTGGCCAATGGCGACGACGACCGGATGGTGCCGACCAGCAATTCGCATGACCTCGCCAAGCGTCTGCCGAACGCCCAGCTCGTCATCTATCCGGATGCCGGCCACGGCGGGATCTTCCAGTACCACGAGGACTTCGTGCCGAAGGCACTGGCCTTCCTGGCGAACTGA
- a CDS encoding alpha/beta hydrolase has protein sequence MNSPESNQTPSASRRRFLGNAAMAISATAWGVGTASAQESDSRPGAVPALKPGTNTSFGPLKQVQAGVLNVGYAESGPIAGPAVLLLHGWPYDIHTYVDVVPLLAAKGYRVIVPFLRGYGTTRFLSDDTARNGQQSVLAVDAIALLDALDIDKAIVGGCDWGARTANIVAALWPQRCKALVSVSGYLIGNREANQSPLPPQEELKWWYQFYFATERGRAGYEKHRRAFAKLIWQIASPKWNFDDATFERSAAAFDNPDHVAISVHNYRWRIGLAEGEARYDNLERKLAQAPAINVPTITMEGDANGAAHPDPAAYAKRFTGKYEHRTLQGGIGHNLPQEAPQAFAQAIVDVDRL, from the coding sequence ATGAATTCCCCCGAATCCAATCAAACGCCGAGCGCGAGTCGCCGTCGTTTTCTGGGCAATGCCGCCATGGCCATCAGCGCTACCGCATGGGGAGTCGGCACTGCATCGGCGCAAGAAAGTGACTCCCGGCCGGGCGCAGTTCCGGCCTTGAAGCCCGGCACCAACACCTCGTTCGGCCCGCTGAAGCAGGTGCAAGCCGGCGTTCTGAATGTCGGATACGCCGAGTCCGGCCCGATTGCCGGACCCGCGGTGTTGCTGCTGCACGGTTGGCCGTATGACATCCATACGTATGTCGATGTCGTGCCGTTGCTCGCCGCGAAGGGTTACCGGGTGATCGTCCCGTTCCTGCGCGGGTACGGCACGACGCGCTTTCTGTCCGACGACACCGCGCGCAATGGCCAGCAGTCGGTTCTCGCCGTCGACGCCATCGCGCTGCTGGACGCTTTGGACATCGACAAGGCCATCGTCGGCGGATGCGACTGGGGTGCACGAACCGCCAACATCGTCGCAGCGCTCTGGCCCCAGCGCTGCAAGGCGCTCGTGTCGGTCAGCGGCTACCTGATCGGCAACCGCGAAGCCAACCAGTCGCCACTGCCGCCGCAGGAGGAGCTGAAGTGGTGGTACCAGTTCTACTTCGCCACGGAGCGTGGCCGCGCCGGCTACGAGAAGCATCGGCGCGCCTTTGCAAAGCTCATCTGGCAGATCGCTTCGCCGAAATGGAACTTCGACGATGCGACCTTCGAGCGCAGCGCCGCCGCCTTCGACAATCCGGACCACGTGGCCATTTCCGTCCACAACTATCGGTGGCGGATCGGCCTGGCCGAGGGTGAGGCCAGGTATGACAACCTCGAGCGCAAGCTGGCCCAGGCTCCGGCGATCAACGTGCCAACCATCACCATGGAAGGGGACGCGAATGGTGCCGCGCATCCCGATCCAGCCGCTTATGCCAAGCGCTTCACCGGAAAGTACGAGCACCGGACCCTCCAAGGCGGGATCGGTCACAACTTGCCTCAAGAGGCCCCGCAGGCATTCGCTCAGGCCATCGTCGACGTGGATCGGCTCTGA
- a CDS encoding thiolase family protein: MNDIVICHPVRSPIGGFGGSLKDMPASALGAHVIDAVIRRSGLDPAKVDSVVMGNVVQAGNGMNVARQASVNAGLPVSVPAMTVNRVCGSGAQAVVSAYAEVSSGLSRVVIAGGVENMDRAPYLVPGMRFGARMGHAQMIDSLLHDGLHDAFSTKHSGWHTEDLVTRFGLSREAQDEFAAQSQQRFAAAQEAGWFKSEIEPLTLKGKKGTLSFVADESNRPETTVESLARLKPAFRPDGTITAGNAPGVNAGAAAMIVCNRKVADEARLDALLVIRGVGVAGVEPGYFGLGPLPAIRLALQGAGWNIEEVDRFEVNEAFAAIALVVRDELKVDPDRFNVDGGAIAHGHPIGATGAILLTKVAHALRRTGGRKAVVSLCIGGGQGIALCVERA, encoded by the coding sequence ATGAATGACATCGTCATTTGCCATCCGGTTCGCAGCCCCATCGGCGGCTTCGGCGGTTCGCTGAAGGACATGCCCGCCAGCGCGCTCGGCGCACACGTCATCGATGCGGTCATCCGTCGATCGGGACTGGATCCCGCGAAGGTCGACTCTGTCGTCATGGGGAACGTCGTTCAGGCCGGCAACGGCATGAACGTGGCTCGCCAAGCCTCCGTGAACGCCGGCTTGCCGGTCAGCGTGCCGGCCATGACGGTCAACCGGGTGTGCGGCTCCGGCGCCCAGGCGGTGGTCTCGGCTTACGCGGAGGTGTCCTCCGGACTGTCCCGCGTCGTCATCGCCGGCGGCGTCGAGAACATGGATCGCGCGCCGTACCTCGTGCCGGGCATGCGCTTCGGGGCTCGCATGGGTCACGCGCAGATGATCGACTCGTTGCTCCACGACGGGCTTCACGACGCCTTCTCGACGAAGCACTCGGGCTGGCACACCGAAGACCTGGTGACGCGTTTCGGGCTCAGCCGCGAAGCACAGGATGAGTTTGCCGCGCAAAGCCAGCAGCGGTTCGCCGCCGCGCAGGAGGCTGGCTGGTTCAAGTCCGAGATCGAACCGCTGACTTTGAAGGGAAAGAAGGGAACGCTCTCCTTCGTTGCGGACGAGTCCAACCGGCCCGAAACGACCGTCGAGAGCCTGGCTCGGCTCAAGCCCGCGTTTCGGCCCGACGGAACCATCACTGCGGGCAACGCGCCCGGCGTGAACGCCGGCGCAGCAGCCATGATCGTCTGCAATCGCAAGGTCGCTGACGAGGCCCGACTCGACGCGTTGCTCGTCATCCGCGGCGTCGGTGTGGCAGGCGTCGAGCCCGGCTACTTCGGACTTGGGCCCTTGCCCGCCATTCGCCTGGCCCTGCAAGGCGCGGGATGGAACATCGAGGAGGTCGATCGCTTCGAGGTCAACGAGGCGTTTGCGGCCATTGCGCTCGTCGTGCGTGACGAGCTGAAGGTCGACCCGGACCGATTCAATGTCGACGGCGGTGCCATCGCGCATGGCCACCCGATTGGAGCGACCGGCGCCATCCTTCTGACCAAGGTAGCGCATGCCCTCAGGCGCACAGGAGGCCGGAAGGCAGTCGTCTCGTTGTGCATCGGTGGAGGTCAAGGCATCGCGCTTTGCGTCGAGCGCGCCTGA
- a CDS encoding alpha/beta hydrolase, with protein MPVSSRDPAAFIRNGNIDILYASYGQGPLVILLHGFPDHEGTFAAQIEDLSRDHLVVTPRLRGFPPSSVPVGVESYALPAVAEDVAAIVEHFGQGPAVIVGHDWGGALAQAVALRFPHVVKGLALLNAPVLSTFDSVVHGDRKQQAMSAYTLPYLQYQPGDDKNVELVTRNIRNSDWQATISRYLNENPIDGMMAYYKANYAAPPYRPQTPAGYRFGIPTLIVWGTDEEYFAPRVLDGLTEYFAASLRLATVPSAGHWVHQDAPARVNQEIRSWLATLPAPTGARHE; from the coding sequence ATGCCCGTTTCGTCACGCGATCCTGCTGCGTTCATTCGCAACGGGAATATCGACATCCTCTACGCGAGCTACGGTCAGGGCCCGCTCGTGATTCTTCTGCATGGCTTTCCCGATCATGAAGGCACCTTCGCAGCACAGATCGAAGATCTCTCCCGCGACCATCTCGTCGTGACACCGCGCCTGCGAGGCTTTCCGCCCAGCAGCGTCCCGGTGGGGGTTGAGAGTTACGCGCTGCCGGCCGTGGCCGAGGACGTCGCGGCCATCGTCGAGCACTTCGGCCAAGGGCCGGCCGTTATCGTTGGGCATGACTGGGGCGGCGCCTTGGCTCAGGCAGTCGCGCTGCGATTTCCCCACGTGGTGAAGGGGCTCGCGCTGCTGAATGCGCCCGTGCTATCGACCTTCGATTCCGTCGTGCACGGCGACAGAAAGCAGCAGGCGATGTCGGCGTACACCCTGCCCTATCTTCAATACCAGCCGGGCGACGACAAGAACGTCGAGCTCGTGACCAGGAACATCCGCAATTCCGACTGGCAGGCGACCATCAGCCGATATCTGAATGAGAATCCGATTGACGGAATGATGGCCTACTACAAGGCCAACTATGCCGCGCCTCCCTACCGGCCGCAAACGCCCGCCGGCTACCGATTCGGCATTCCGACCCTCATCGTCTGGGGTACTGACGAAGAGTATTTCGCGCCCCGTGTGCTCGATGGGCTGACGGAGTACTTTGCCGCTTCGCTCCGATTGGCCACAGTGCCCTCCGCGGGACATTGGGTGCATCAGGACGCCCCTGCCCGCGTCAATCAGGAAATCCGCTCGTGGCTCGCCACGCTGCCGGCACCCACAGGAGCCCGACATGAATGA
- a CDS encoding nuclear transport factor 2 family protein, with protein MTTEDRASAIDFVNRVNWLFDVWDVDALVDAFLPDSVTYHWHGTNRGQDETRRFFNDIYPYIIPGVSRHATNHIVDSDEDGGVIVRYHNLLVRFAHPEAAPALAAGQAMESPDDLPAIWIYSTMVDRLRRSDRGWKIFERYVGSTTTNDRLTPSRTDPEYFTPYLPTAKK; from the coding sequence GTGACGACCGAGGATCGCGCGAGCGCGATCGACTTCGTCAACCGAGTCAATTGGCTCTTCGACGTATGGGACGTCGATGCCCTGGTCGACGCGTTCCTGCCGGACAGCGTCACCTACCACTGGCACGGAACGAACCGAGGCCAGGATGAAACCCGTCGCTTCTTCAACGACATCTATCCCTACATCATCCCGGGGGTCAGTCGGCACGCCACCAATCACATCGTGGACTCGGATGAGGACGGAGGCGTCATCGTCCGCTACCACAATCTGCTGGTGAGGTTCGCCCACCCCGAAGCGGCACCAGCGCTGGCGGCGGGCCAGGCCATGGAGAGTCCCGACGATCTTCCGGCGATCTGGATCTACTCGACCATGGTCGACCGCCTGCGCCGCTCGGACAGGGGATGGAAGATCTTCGAGCGTTATGTCGGTTCCACGACGACCAACGACCGCCTGACTCCATCGCGCACCGACCCCGAATACTTCACTCCGTATCTGCCGACGGCGAAGAAGTAG
- a CDS encoding sensor histidine kinase, translating to MRVGGSLGVAFCAALIAWCRCAQALDPALDIGQYAHTAWRLSEGFAKGTIGPIAQTPDGYLWLGTDFGLTRFDGVRNVPWLPPAGEALPNSFIRTLLVARDGTLWIGTLSGLASWNGRHLTAYPPLAGRGINALFEDRQGTIWVGTQSTAADGHVCAVRAAGVHCDGQDGTFGPWVAALHEDSHARLWVVAASGLWRWRPGPPQRYPLVGHVPAGIGSQAIDKDGTLLLGTRGGIVRVDDGRVDPLALAGVAGPVLYESLLRDRQGALWIGTEQGLLHLHDGRVDRYALADGLSNDSVHRIFEDREGNIWVSTREGLDRFRELAVTTLTVRQGLSDDWVGAVLSASDGSLWFSTRTGLNRWSEGRMTVYQPRAGRVEALRRVGSLFQDSQGRIWFAGTGEVGYVKDHHVIIAVGVPAGIVDSFAEDSRGNVWIAHRERGLLRWSADRRLDELPWSSLGDAGAATRLAADPAGTGLWLGFATGGIAHVSDGQVLARYATADGLGRGRVHDLRFDRDGALWAATQGGVSRLKNGRVATLDTKGGLPCDPVDWTLEDDARDLWLHTACGLVRIARAEMEAWTAAADQGRIVDRTVPFTVLDSSDGVRPSAAFGSNGPRAAKAADGRLWYTNLAIASIVDPTRLRRNRLPPPVHVEQVIADRQAYAATSDTGQRLRLPPLVRDLQIHYTALSLVAPEKMNFRYKLEGHDGRWQDVGTRRQAFYTDLPPGDYRFTVIASNNDGVWNETGASLAFSVSPAYWQTTWFRTACGAALVAALFMLYRLRLRLLRRRYELRTQDRVGERMRIARELHDTLLQSFQGVLLKFHAVTYMLPDRPEARQKLQGVIEQAEQAIVEGRDAVQALRSSTLFGNELAEGIRALGDELASDEDGQEGPALHVIVEGEPRDLAPLVREEVYRIAREAVRNAWRHAGARRIDMVIRYQRRSLWLSICDDGQGIAADVLNAGRPGHHGLAGMRERALLVHGSLEIHSKPDAGTRVELIIPAAAAYAKRGRGHRWWRA from the coding sequence ATGAGGGTCGGCGGGTCACTCGGGGTGGCGTTCTGCGCGGCGCTCATCGCGTGGTGCCGGTGCGCGCAGGCGCTGGATCCGGCGCTCGACATCGGCCAGTACGCCCACACGGCGTGGCGCCTGAGCGAAGGCTTCGCCAAGGGAACGATCGGCCCTATAGCGCAGACGCCGGACGGCTATCTGTGGCTCGGCACCGATTTCGGCCTGACGCGTTTCGACGGCGTGCGCAACGTGCCCTGGCTGCCACCGGCGGGCGAAGCGCTTCCCAACAGCTTCATCCGAACGCTGCTCGTCGCGCGCGACGGGACGCTGTGGATCGGGACGCTGTCGGGGCTGGCCAGCTGGAACGGCCGCCATCTCACCGCCTATCCGCCGCTGGCGGGTCGGGGCATCAATGCGCTGTTCGAGGATCGTCAAGGGACGATCTGGGTCGGTACGCAGTCGACGGCCGCGGACGGCCACGTCTGCGCTGTCCGCGCGGCCGGCGTCCACTGCGATGGCCAGGACGGCACGTTCGGCCCATGGGTGGCGGCCTTGCACGAGGACTCGCACGCCCGCTTGTGGGTCGTGGCGGCCAGCGGGTTGTGGCGCTGGCGTCCCGGGCCGCCGCAACGCTATCCACTCGTCGGCCATGTCCCTGCAGGCATCGGAAGCCAGGCCATCGACAAGGATGGCACGCTGCTGCTCGGCACCCGGGGCGGCATCGTTCGCGTCGACGACGGCCGTGTCGATCCCCTGGCGCTGGCGGGCGTCGCCGGTCCGGTCCTGTACGAGTCGCTGCTGCGAGACCGCCAGGGCGCGCTGTGGATCGGAACGGAGCAGGGGCTGCTGCACCTCCACGATGGACGCGTCGACCGGTATGCACTCGCGGACGGGCTCTCGAACGACTCGGTCCACCGGATCTTCGAGGACCGGGAGGGCAACATCTGGGTGTCCACCCGGGAGGGCCTCGATCGCTTTCGCGAGTTGGCTGTCACCACGTTGACCGTTCGGCAGGGCTTGTCGGACGACTGGGTTGGCGCTGTCCTCTCCGCATCCGATGGAAGCCTCTGGTTCAGTACGCGGACCGGCCTGAACCGATGGAGCGAGGGCCGGATGACGGTCTACCAGCCGCGCGCAGGCCGCGTCGAAGCGCTCCGCCGGGTGGGATCGCTCTTCCAGGATTCGCAGGGAAGGATCTGGTTCGCCGGCACGGGGGAGGTCGGCTACGTGAAGGACCATCACGTCATCATCGCGGTGGGTGTACCCGCCGGGATCGTGGACAGCTTCGCAGAGGACAGCCGGGGCAACGTGTGGATCGCACACCGTGAACGGGGCTTGTTGCGCTGGTCCGCGGACCGCAGGCTCGATGAGCTTCCCTGGTCCAGCCTCGGCGACGCAGGCGCCGCGACACGGCTGGCCGCCGATCCGGCGGGCACCGGCCTCTGGCTGGGATTCGCGACCGGAGGCATCGCCCACGTATCGGACGGCCAGGTGCTGGCGCGCTATGCGACGGCCGACGGCCTGGGACGGGGTCGCGTCCACGACCTGCGCTTCGATCGCGACGGCGCGCTCTGGGCCGCCACCCAGGGCGGCGTGAGCCGATTGAAGAACGGGCGCGTCGCCACACTCGACACCAAGGGAGGACTGCCCTGCGATCCGGTCGACTGGACCCTCGAGGACGACGCGCGTGACCTGTGGCTGCACACGGCGTGCGGGCTGGTCCGCATCGCGCGCGCGGAGATGGAGGCGTGGACAGCAGCCGCAGACCAGGGACGCATCGTCGACCGGACGGTTCCCTTCACCGTGCTGGACAGCTCCGACGGGGTCAGGCCCTCGGCCGCGTTCGGCAGCAACGGTCCGCGTGCCGCGAAGGCCGCGGATGGCAGGCTGTGGTACACGAACCTCGCCATCGCAAGCATCGTCGACCCGACCCGCCTGCGCCGCAACAGGCTGCCGCCGCCCGTGCATGTCGAACAGGTCATCGCCGATCGCCAGGCGTACGCGGCGACGAGCGATACGGGACAACGGTTGCGGCTGCCGCCGCTGGTGCGCGATCTGCAGATCCACTACACGGCGCTGAGCCTCGTGGCGCCCGAGAAGATGAACTTCCGCTACAAGCTGGAAGGCCACGACGGCCGGTGGCAGGATGTGGGCACGCGCCGGCAAGCCTTCTACACCGACCTCCCGCCGGGCGACTACCGGTTCACGGTGATCGCCTCCAACAACGACGGCGTGTGGAACGAGACCGGTGCATCGCTCGCGTTTTCGGTGAGCCCGGCGTACTGGCAGACCACCTGGTTTCGCACCGCCTGCGGTGCGGCGCTGGTCGCTGCCTTGTTCATGCTGTACAGGCTGCGGCTGCGCCTGCTGCGTCGCCGCTACGAGTTGCGCACGCAAGACCGCGTAGGCGAGCGCATGCGCATCGCACGCGAGCTGCACGACACGCTGTTGCAGAGCTTCCAAGGCGTGCTGCTGAAATTTCATGCCGTCACCTACATGCTCCCCGACCGTCCCGAGGCTCGGCAGAAGCTGCAAGGCGTCATCGAACAGGCCGAGCAGGCGATCGTCGAAGGACGCGATGCGGTGCAAGCCCTGCGTTCCTCCACGCTCTTCGGCAACGAGCTCGCCGAGGGCATCCGCGCGCTCGGTGACGAGCTGGCGAGCGACGAGGATGGCCAGGAGGGCCCCGCGCTGCACGTGATCGTCGAGGGCGAGCCGCGTGACCTGGCGCCGCTCGTGCGCGAGGAGGTCTACCGCATTGCCCGCGAAGCGGTGCGCAATGCCTGGCGGCACGCAGGTGCCCGACGCATCGACATGGTGATCCGGTACCAGCGGCGCAGCCTGTGGCTGTCGATCTGCGACGACGGGCAGGGCATTGCTGCCGACGTGCTGAATGCCGGGCGACCGGGTCACCATGGGCTCGCTGGCATGCGCGAGCGCGCGCTGCTCGTGCATGGCTCACTCGAGATCCACAGCAAGCCGGACGCCGGTACGCGCGTCGAGCTGATCATTCCCGCCGCGGCCGCGTATGCCAAGCGGGGGCGAGGCCACCGGTGGTGGCGGGCCTAG
- a CDS encoding TonB-dependent receptor, protein MSGSQTGDSWQRMGGRAAAVCTACGAQLAAAQLERTGSELAAQRLEPVQVTGSRLPRAAVQSAQDVHTYERERIERSGQTSVADFLATVPEASLNSLESTFIGTSVRLRGAREGSTLILINGRRTHAVTGGVAPFGFFDLNTIPLSMVERIDVLPSGSSAIYGGEALAGVVNIVLRSEFHGAEATLGYKGAKNTDEKNVSLGAGWKRDAVRLSIMGLYSERSAMHGRDREITASPDYRRFGGPNLGSPFFGTPANVVSVSGNLPGLNASFAAVPVGSSGIGLRPADFAATAGMQNTGSFTSYQSLVPASRRTGVFLAGDYRLANGIVLFAEMLASRYEEDVTNAPPFLQLNTVPATNAFNPFGTDVRVSGVVQGAEPLSRSSFHEAFVRPVVGARGELGNWNWEFSALASRDRGSFDVYGRPDAARLGSALASSDPRTALNPFVDGPMAGSDVLASIYSTFTPAPFKGDARLVNGFVRGPALRLPAGMLDAVVGVEVEKSTLARGFDAERTAKSLFAELRAPLLARSDERGGRRELLTLTGAARGDRYSDFGSKTTWQAGMELRPVEPLVLRGTVGTAFKPPTLYNLAAPLVRFSQSAVDPVRNGETVIVQQIQGGNPALQPTTGRSATLGLVWSPQNAGALNLSLTAWTLRIDNAINLPGGQFIVDNESLYPGRVVRGPSTGGQPGPIVTVDGTYINFGAMRQEGIDASVDWNVKTTAGVFTPAIAATYMTKFNGASTPGGADVDRLSRAKADGIFAPRLKATASLGWKPDDALDVYLAARHVGRYTDYTPPRTLGNVWYLDASIEVAVGRMLGGAAGMLSAMSLRVGATNLADKLPPYSTHFRGYDVYNYDLVGRTIYVRLRLQT, encoded by the coding sequence ATGTCGGGCTCGCAGACCGGTGACTCTTGGCAGCGCATGGGCGGACGGGCAGCCGCGGTGTGCACAGCGTGCGGGGCGCAGCTCGCAGCCGCCCAGCTCGAGCGCACGGGAAGCGAGCTGGCCGCACAGCGTCTGGAGCCGGTCCAGGTCACCGGGTCGCGCCTGCCGCGCGCGGCCGTGCAGTCAGCCCAGGACGTGCACACCTACGAGCGCGAGCGGATCGAGCGCAGCGGCCAGACCAGCGTCGCCGATTTCCTCGCCACGGTGCCTGAAGCGTCGCTCAACTCGCTGGAGTCCACGTTCATCGGAACCTCGGTGCGGCTGCGCGGCGCGCGCGAGGGCTCGACGCTGATCCTGATCAACGGGCGGCGCACGCACGCCGTCACGGGCGGCGTGGCGCCGTTCGGCTTCTTCGACCTCAACACCATCCCCCTGTCGATGGTGGAGCGCATCGACGTGCTCCCGAGCGGTTCATCAGCCATCTATGGAGGTGAGGCGCTGGCCGGCGTGGTCAACATCGTCCTGCGGTCCGAGTTCCACGGCGCGGAAGCGACGCTCGGCTACAAGGGCGCGAAGAACACCGACGAGAAGAACGTGTCGCTGGGCGCCGGATGGAAGCGCGATGCCGTGCGCCTGTCCATCATGGGCCTGTACAGCGAGCGCTCGGCGATGCACGGTCGCGATCGCGAGATCACTGCATCCCCCGACTATCGCCGCTTCGGCGGGCCGAACCTCGGTTCGCCCTTCTTCGGCACTCCCGCCAATGTCGTCTCGGTGTCGGGCAATCTGCCGGGCCTGAATGCAAGCTTCGCGGCCGTGCCGGTCGGCAGCTCCGGCATCGGACTGCGGCCGGCCGACTTCGCGGCCACGGCCGGCATGCAGAACACGGGTTCCTTCACGTCGTACCAGTCGCTCGTGCCGGCGTCACGACGTACGGGCGTCTTCCTTGCGGGGGACTACCGGCTGGCCAACGGCATCGTCCTGTTCGCCGAGATGCTCGCATCGCGCTATGAAGAGGACGTGACGAACGCGCCGCCCTTCCTGCAGCTGAACACCGTGCCGGCCACCAACGCCTTCAACCCCTTCGGCACGGACGTGCGCGTCTCGGGGGTGGTGCAAGGCGCCGAGCCGCTGTCGCGAAGCAGCTTCCACGAGGCCTTCGTGCGCCCTGTCGTGGGCGCGCGCGGCGAGCTCGGCAACTGGAACTGGGAGTTCTCGGCGTTGGCGTCGCGGGACCGGGGCTCGTTTGACGTCTACGGACGGCCCGACGCAGCACGGCTCGGCTCGGCGCTCGCGTCGTCGGATCCGCGCACGGCGCTGAATCCGTTCGTCGACGGGCCCATGGCCGGCTCTGACGTGCTGGCGTCGATCTATTCGACATTCACTCCTGCACCGTTCAAAGGCGATGCCAGGCTGGTCAACGGATTCGTGCGGGGTCCGGCGCTGCGATTGCCGGCAGGCATGCTCGACGCCGTGGTCGGCGTCGAGGTCGAGAAGAGCACGCTCGCGCGCGGCTTCGATGCGGAGCGCACCGCGAAGTCGCTGTTCGCCGAGCTGCGCGCACCGCTGCTGGCGCGCAGCGACGAGCGCGGCGGGCGGCGCGAGTTGCTGACCCTGACGGGCGCGGCACGCGGCGACCGCTACAGCGACTTCGGCAGCAAGACGACGTGGCAGGCCGGCATGGAGCTGCGTCCGGTCGAGCCCTTGGTGCTGCGCGGCACGGTGGGTACCGCCTTCAAGCCGCCCACGCTCTACAACCTGGCTGCGCCGCTGGTCCGGTTTTCGCAGTCCGCCGTCGATCCGGTGCGCAACGGGGAGACCGTGATCGTCCAGCAGATCCAGGGCGGCAACCCCGCCCTCCAGCCCACGACAGGCAGGTCGGCCACCTTGGGCCTGGTGTGGTCGCCGCAAAACGCGGGCGCGCTCAACCTGTCGCTGACCGCGTGGACGCTGCGCATCGACAACGCCATCAACCTGCCGGGTGGGCAGTTCATCGTCGACAACGAAAGCCTCTACCCCGGCCGCGTCGTGCGAGGCCCGTCCACCGGCGGCCAGCCGGGCCCCATCGTGACGGTCGACGGCACCTACATCAACTTCGGCGCGATGCGCCAGGAAGGGATCGACGCCAGCGTGGACTGGAACGTGAAGACGACGGCCGGCGTGTTCACACCCGCGATCGCAGCCACCTACATGACCAAGTTCAACGGTGCGAGCACGCCCGGCGGCGCGGACGTGGACCGGCTGTCGCGCGCCAAGGCCGACGGCATCTTCGCGCCGCGGCTCAAGGCCACGGCGTCGTTGGGCTGGAAGCCCGACGACGCGCTCGACGTGTACCTTGCCGCTCGCCACGTCGGGCGCTACACCGATTACACGCCCCCGCGCACGCTGGGCAACGTGTGGTACCTGGACGCGAGCATCGAGGTCGCGGTCGGTCGGATGCTGGGTGGCGCAGCGGGCATGTTGAGTGCAATGAGCCTTCGCGTCGGCGCCACCAACCTGGCCGACAAGCTGCCGCCGTACTCCACGCACTTCCGGGGCTACGACGTCTACAACTACGACCTCGTCGGCCGCACGATCTACGTGCGACTGCGCCTGCAGACATGA
- a CDS encoding response regulator, which produces MLSIDNPITSADIDVAGTFAGITCNSNTNPVVFVVDDDVSVRESLELLIVSAGWRPETFACAQEFLASARRREPSCLVLDITMPGGLDGLEVQRRLAAERPDMPIIFITGHGDVPMTVQAMKAGAYEFLTKPFRNDVMIGAITSALERSRVALDHEIQLNPLRGRYASLSRRERQVMGLVVCGLLNKQVGSELGISEITVKAHRGSLMRKMQAASLPELVTIAARLGILRSFERRSVGSALPAARPCAVSAG; this is translated from the coding sequence ATGCTCAGCATCGACAACCCGATCACTTCGGCAGACATCGACGTCGCAGGGACGTTCGCCGGCATCACCTGCAATTCGAACACGAATCCGGTCGTGTTCGTCGTGGATGACGACGTGTCCGTGCGCGAGTCGCTGGAGTTGCTCATCGTGTCTGCCGGCTGGCGGCCCGAGACATTCGCCTGCGCACAGGAGTTCCTCGCGTCTGCGCGCCGTCGCGAGCCGAGCTGCCTGGTCCTCGACATCACCATGCCGGGCGGTCTCGACGGCCTGGAGGTGCAAAGGCGCTTGGCGGCCGAACGTCCCGACATGCCCATCATCTTCATCACGGGCCATGGGGACGTGCCGATGACGGTTCAGGCCATGAAGGCCGGCGCCTATGAATTCCTGACCAAGCCGTTTCGCAACGACGTGATGATCGGTGCCATCACGAGCGCGCTCGAGCGCAGCCGGGTCGCGCTCGACCACGAGATTCAGCTGAACCCGCTGCGCGGCCGCTATGCATCGCTGAGTCGGCGCGAACGCCAGGTGATGGGCCTCGTCGTCTGCGGCCTGCTCAACAAGCAGGTGGGCAGCGAGCTGGGTATCAGCGAGATCACGGTCAAGGCGCATCGGGGCAGCCTCATGCGCAAGATGCAGGCCGCATCCCTGCCCGAACTGGTGACCATCGCGGCACGACTGGGCATCCTGCGGTCCTTCGAACGGCGATCGGTCGGAAGTGCCCTGCCGGCGGCGCGGCCGTGCGCCGTCTCAGCGGGGTGA